One stretch of Streptomyces peucetius DNA includes these proteins:
- a CDS encoding TetR/AcrR family transcriptional regulator: MTAIEQTEAARPRGTRLPRRARRNQLLGAAQEVFVAQGYHSAAMDDIAERAGVSKPVLYQHFPGKLELYLALLDQHCESLLQAVRGALASTTDNKLRVAATMDAYFAYVEDEGGAFRLVFESDLTNEPAVRERVDRVSLQCAEAISDVIAEDTGLSKDESMLLAVGLGGVSQVVARYWLSSGSGIPRDTAVQLLTSLAWRGIAGFPLHGSEQQH, encoded by the coding sequence GTGACAGCCATCGAGCAGACAGAGGCGGCGCGCCCGCGGGGCACACGCCTGCCACGCCGAGCCCGCAGAAACCAGCTCCTGGGCGCCGCGCAGGAGGTCTTCGTGGCCCAGGGCTACCACTCCGCGGCGATGGACGACATCGCCGAGCGGGCCGGAGTCAGCAAGCCCGTCCTCTACCAGCACTTCCCCGGGAAGCTGGAGCTGTACCTGGCGCTGCTGGACCAGCACTGCGAGTCGCTGCTCCAGGCGGTCCGCGGCGCACTGGCCTCCACCACGGACAACAAGCTCCGCGTCGCCGCCACGATGGACGCCTACTTCGCGTACGTCGAGGACGAGGGCGGAGCCTTCCGGCTGGTCTTCGAGTCGGACCTGACCAACGAGCCCGCCGTCCGCGAGCGCGTGGACCGGGTGTCGCTGCAGTGCGCGGAGGCCATCTCCGACGTGATCGCGGAGGACACGGGCCTGTCCAAGGACGAGTCGATGCTGCTGGCCGTGGGCCTCGGCGGGGTCTCGCAGGTCGTCGCCAGGTACTGGCTCTCCAGCGGCTCCGGCATCCCCCGCGACACCGCGGTGCAGTTGCTCACCTCGCTGGCCTGGCGCGGTATCGCGGGCTTCCCGCTGCACGGCAGCGAGCAGCAGCACTGA
- a CDS encoding alpha/beta fold hydrolase, whose translation MSSTELPGARALSAAVAPKVATVRVAEGEELRSVALPGLTLTVRSRPPARTGLPPALYVHGLGGSSQNWSALMAQLDDAVDGEALDLPGFGDSPPPDDGDYSVTGHARAVIRFLDSGGRGPVHLLGNSLGGSVCTRVAAVRPDLVRTLTLVSPALPELRVQRAAVPTGLLALPGVAGLFARMTKDWSPEQRTRGVLALCYGDPSRVTDEALRHAIEEMERRMSLPYFWDAMARSARGIVDAYTLGGQQGLWRQAERVLAPTLLVYGRKDQLVSYRMARKAAVAFRGSRLLTLPDAGHVAMMEYPETVAQAFRELLDDCGRS comes from the coding sequence ATGTCTTCGACCGAGCTGCCGGGAGCCCGCGCCCTCAGCGCCGCGGTGGCTCCCAAGGTCGCGACCGTGCGCGTCGCCGAGGGGGAGGAGCTCCGCTCCGTCGCCCTGCCCGGACTCACCCTGACCGTCCGGTCGAGACCTCCGGCCCGCACCGGGCTGCCGCCCGCTCTGTACGTGCACGGACTGGGCGGTTCCTCGCAGAACTGGTCGGCACTGATGGCGCAGCTCGACGACGCCGTGGACGGCGAGGCGCTCGACCTGCCCGGCTTCGGCGACTCGCCGCCGCCGGACGACGGCGACTACTCGGTCACCGGCCATGCCAGAGCGGTGATCCGTTTCCTCGACTCCGGCGGGCGGGGGCCCGTTCATCTGCTGGGCAACTCCCTGGGCGGCTCCGTGTGCACCCGCGTCGCGGCCGTCAGGCCCGACCTCGTGCGCACCCTGACCCTCGTCTCGCCCGCCCTCCCCGAACTGCGCGTGCAGCGCGCCGCGGTGCCGACCGGGCTGCTTGCGCTCCCGGGCGTCGCCGGTCTCTTCGCGCGGATGACCAAGGACTGGAGTCCGGAACAGCGCACCCGGGGAGTGCTGGCCCTCTGTTACGGAGACCCCTCACGGGTGACGGACGAAGCCCTGCGCCATGCCATCGAGGAGATGGAGCGGCGCATGAGCCTGCCGTACTTCTGGGACGCGATGGCCAGGTCGGCGCGCGGAATCGTCGACGCGTACACGCTCGGCGGGCAGCAGGGGCTGTGGCGGCAGGCGGAGCGGGTGCTCGCACCGACCCTCCTTGTCTACGGGCGCAAGGACCAGCTCGTCTCGTACCGTATGGCGCGCAAGGCGGCAGTGGCGTTCCGGGGCTCCCGGCTGCTGACGCTCCCGGACGCCGGGCACGTTGCGATGATGGAGTACCCGGAGACGGTCGCCCAGGCCTTCCGGGAGCTGCTCGACGACTGCGGTAGGAGCTGA
- a CDS encoding DUF3152 domain-containing protein: MGRHSRKGHVPKDARTGAEGGPPPGEREAVTAVPGNGRRRRAAEPDGGPWPEQQPSGYYGAPQTRGGHPEHHEAGGGWGDWTQGGQRPQPPRPGPAPGRVPGPRREYLEAFDQTPSPRAPRTDPNSSDPFAPRTDWDTGHGRPPEIQDDSDSDALADTEGAPEDEPPAKGGKGRTFTGIAAAAVTTVLAVVVAGQVAADRSGTIGGQSSGERPADERPARSEGRPTPPQAAEPPAAAPSYRQLMARQFPIDPELTASGDFAAVPGFDKAPGKGRKIRYRVDVEKGLGMDAGLFARAVQETLNDDRSWAHGGAMTFERISSGEPEFVITLASPGTTAVWCAKSGLDTTVDNVSCDSASTERVMINAFRWAQGAETYGDDGMLAYRQMLINHEIGHRLGYNHVNCSTPGALAPVMQQQTKTLEIGGIKCRANPWVHPGE, translated from the coding sequence GTGGGACGACACAGCCGCAAGGGCCACGTACCCAAGGACGCGCGCACCGGCGCGGAGGGCGGACCGCCCCCCGGCGAACGCGAGGCCGTGACCGCCGTGCCCGGGAACGGCCGGCGCAGGCGCGCGGCGGAACCGGACGGCGGCCCCTGGCCCGAACAGCAGCCGTCCGGGTACTACGGGGCGCCGCAGACCCGGGGCGGCCACCCGGAGCACCACGAGGCCGGAGGCGGCTGGGGCGACTGGACCCAGGGCGGACAGCGTCCGCAGCCGCCGCGCCCGGGCCCGGCGCCCGGGCGGGTGCCGGGCCCGCGGCGGGAGTACCTCGAGGCATTCGACCAGACGCCGTCGCCCCGCGCACCGCGTACCGATCCGAACTCGTCCGACCCGTTCGCCCCGCGCACGGACTGGGACACGGGGCACGGGCGGCCACCCGAAATCCAGGACGACAGCGACTCCGACGCCCTCGCGGACACGGAGGGCGCCCCGGAGGACGAGCCGCCGGCCAAGGGCGGCAAAGGCCGTACGTTCACGGGGATCGCGGCCGCTGCGGTGACCACCGTGCTCGCCGTCGTGGTGGCCGGGCAGGTCGCGGCCGACCGGTCGGGGACGATCGGCGGCCAGTCCTCCGGGGAACGCCCGGCAGACGAGCGCCCGGCCCGCTCGGAGGGCAGGCCCACGCCGCCCCAGGCCGCAGAGCCCCCTGCCGCCGCCCCGAGCTACCGGCAGCTGATGGCCCGGCAGTTCCCGATCGACCCCGAGCTGACGGCCTCCGGCGACTTCGCGGCCGTGCCCGGCTTCGACAAGGCGCCCGGCAAGGGCCGCAAGATCCGCTACCGCGTGGACGTCGAGAAGGGGCTCGGCATGGACGCCGGACTCTTCGCCAGGGCGGTTCAGGAGACGCTGAACGACGACCGGAGCTGGGCCCACGGCGGGGCGATGACCTTCGAGCGGATCTCCTCCGGTGAGCCCGAGTTCGTCATCACACTGGCCAGCCCGGGGACGACCGCGGTCTGGTGCGCGAAGTCCGGGCTCGACACCACCGTCGACAATGTCTCCTGCGACTCCGCCTCGACCGAGCGGGTGATGATCAACGCCTTCCGGTGGGCGCAGGGCGCGGAGACCTACGGCGACGACGGAATGCTCGCCTACCGGCAGATGCTCATCAACCACGAGATCGGCCACCGGCTGGGGTACAACCACGTCAACTGCAGCACCCCCGGCGCGCTCGCACCCGTGATGCAGCAGCAGACGAAGACGCTGGAGATCGGCGGCATCAAGTGCCGAGCCAACCCCTGGGTGCACCCCGGCGAATGA
- a CDS encoding DUF3492 domain-containing protein has translation MRIGLLTEGSYPYATGESRLWCDRLVRGLGQHEFDLYALSRSAQQEEQGCIRLPPQVRRVRTAALWAPADDGRTHGRRERRRFAGHFKDLVAAVCADGDGFVDGLYGLAELAREHGGLYAALRSETAVRILETACRAPGTRRTVHGATVVDLLLFADRLERALRPLLLDWYDEDGLGAVDLCHAASGGPAALPGLLAKRFCGVPLLVTEYGVRLRAHYLEAAGAAGLSTPVRALLAAFHRQLAGEVYRQAAVITPGNTHARRWQEKCGADREKLRTVYPGMAADRFAAVGDSAGAGDPHTLVWVGRIEPSKDVIGLLHAFAEIRKEEPAARLRLFGAPAQSPEAIACLAHCKALAAQLFPDEADGAHAVGDNPVSFEEIGGPGAPELVDAYAAGGVVVLSSVVEGFPVSLVEAMFCGRATVSTDVGAVVEVIGGTGLVVPPRNPRALADACVALLRDPARRERLGAAARARALELFTVEQNLTAFRDIYLELISHSPVQREAFDTDGEPRPFAHPAESHVPGRWTGTAAGPHTPSWAEEPRLVTTGAPRETPEEARP, from the coding sequence GTGCGGATCGGACTGCTCACGGAGGGTAGCTATCCGTATGCGACCGGTGAATCCAGGCTCTGGTGCGACCGGTTGGTGCGCGGACTCGGTCAGCACGAGTTCGACCTGTACGCCCTCAGCCGCAGTGCCCAGCAGGAGGAACAGGGCTGCATCCGGCTTCCCCCGCAGGTGCGCAGGGTGCGCACCGCCGCGCTGTGGGCACCGGCGGACGACGGCCGGACCCACGGACGGCGCGAACGCCGGCGCTTCGCCGGCCACTTCAAGGACCTCGTCGCCGCGGTGTGCGCCGACGGCGACGGCTTCGTCGACGGGCTGTACGGCCTGGCCGAACTCGCCCGCGAACACGGCGGGCTGTACGCCGCACTCCGGTCGGAGACCGCCGTGCGCATCCTCGAGACCGCCTGCCGTGCGCCCGGCACACGCCGTACGGTGCACGGCGCGACCGTGGTCGACCTCCTCCTGTTCGCCGACCGTCTGGAGCGCGCGCTGCGCCCGCTGCTCCTCGACTGGTACGACGAGGACGGCCTCGGCGCGGTCGACCTGTGCCACGCGGCATCCGGTGGACCGGCGGCGCTGCCCGGCCTGTTGGCCAAACGCTTCTGCGGAGTCCCGCTGCTGGTCACCGAGTACGGCGTCCGGCTGCGCGCCCACTATCTCGAGGCGGCCGGCGCCGCCGGCTTGAGCACGCCGGTACGAGCCCTCCTCGCCGCCTTCCACCGGCAGCTGGCCGGCGAGGTCTACCGGCAGGCGGCCGTCATCACGCCCGGCAACACCCACGCGCGGCGCTGGCAGGAGAAGTGCGGGGCCGACCGGGAGAAGCTGCGCACCGTCTACCCCGGGATGGCGGCGGACCGTTTCGCGGCCGTCGGTGACAGCGCCGGGGCCGGTGACCCGCACACCCTCGTCTGGGTCGGCCGCATCGAGCCGTCCAAGGACGTCATCGGCCTGCTGCACGCCTTCGCGGAGATCCGCAAGGAGGAGCCGGCGGCCCGGCTGCGGCTGTTCGGCGCCCCCGCGCAGAGCCCGGAGGCGATCGCCTGCCTGGCCCACTGCAAGGCGCTCGCCGCGCAGCTCTTCCCCGACGAGGCCGACGGCGCGCACGCCGTCGGCGACAACCCGGTCTCCTTCGAGGAGATCGGCGGGCCCGGAGCGCCGGAGCTCGTCGACGCGTACGCGGCCGGGGGAGTGGTCGTCCTCTCCAGCGTCGTGGAGGGCTTTCCCGTCAGCCTGGTCGAGGCGATGTTCTGCGGCCGCGCGACGGTGTCCACGGACGTCGGCGCGGTCGTGGAGGTCATCGGGGGCACCGGGCTGGTCGTGCCCCCGCGCAATCCCCGGGCGCTCGCCGACGCCTGCGTCGCGCTGCTGCGCGATCCGGCGCGCCGTGAGCGGCTGGGCGCGGCGGCCCGCGCCCGCGCGCTCGAACTCTTCACCGTGGAACAGAACCTGACGGCATTCCGCGACATCTACCTCGAACTCATCTCGCACTCCCCGGTGCAGCGGGAGGCCTTCGACACGGACGGCGAGCCGCGGCCCTTCGCGCACCCCGCCGAATCACATGTGCCGGGCCGCTGGACCGGCACGGCGGCGGGCCCCCACACCCCCAGCTGGGCGGAGGAGCCGCGTCTCGTCACGACCGGAGCACCCCGGGAAACGCCTGAGGAGGCCCGCCCATGA
- a CDS encoding NAD-dependent epimerase/dehydratase family protein has product MRVLLLGANGFLGRFVADRLLADPAVHLTALGRGDDADVRFDLSGGSPGALTRFLGAVHPGVVINCAGATRGGARELTRHNTVAVATVCEALRRSGCGARLVQIGCASEYGPSQQGSSTAEDAVPRPGGPYGVSKLAATELVLGSGLDAVVLRVFSPVGPGTPAGSPLGRLAEAMRRAMQSGDGELKLSGLGVQRDFVDVRDVARAVHAASLSAAQGVVNIGTGRAVKLRDAAATLARVAGYAGALHELDAPPGRPVIGSPRSESIVEHLAATPSPYPDGCGSWQQADVRTARDRLGWRPRINLEESLADIWMEAACRI; this is encoded by the coding sequence ATGAGGGTGCTCCTGCTCGGTGCCAATGGATTCCTCGGCCGTTTCGTCGCCGACCGGCTGCTCGCCGATCCGGCCGTGCACCTCACGGCCCTGGGCCGCGGCGACGACGCCGATGTCCGCTTCGACCTCTCCGGCGGCAGCCCGGGAGCGCTCACCCGCTTCCTGGGGGCGGTCCACCCCGGTGTCGTCATCAACTGCGCGGGTGCCACCCGCGGCGGCGCCCGCGAACTGACCAGGCACAACACGGTGGCCGTCGCGACCGTCTGCGAGGCGCTGCGCCGCAGCGGCTGCGGCGCCCGGCTGGTCCAGATCGGCTGTGCGTCCGAGTACGGGCCCTCGCAACAGGGCTCGTCGACGGCGGAGGACGCGGTCCCGCGCCCCGGCGGCCCGTACGGGGTGAGCAAGCTGGCCGCCACCGAGCTGGTGCTCGGTTCCGGCCTGGACGCCGTGGTCCTGCGCGTGTTCTCACCCGTCGGCCCCGGCACCCCGGCCGGCTCCCCGCTCGGTCGGCTCGCGGAGGCCATGCGGCGGGCCATGCAGTCCGGCGACGGCGAGCTCAAGCTCAGCGGACTCGGCGTGCAGCGCGACTTCGTCGACGTGCGCGACGTGGCGCGCGCCGTGCACGCCGCCTCGCTCTCCGCGGCGCAGGGCGTGGTCAACATCGGCACCGGGCGGGCGGTGAAGCTGAGGGACGCGGCGGCCACCCTCGCCAGGGTCGCCGGTTACGCGGGGGCGCTGCACGAACTGGACGCGCCGCCGGGCCGCCCGGTCATCGGCAGCCCGCGCTCCGAGTCGATCGTCGAGCATCTCGCCGCCACACCTTCCCCGTACCCGGACGGGTGCGGGAGCTGGCAGCAGGCCGATGTGCGCACCGCGCGCGACCGGCTCGGCTGGCGGCCCCGTATCAACCTCGAGGAGTCCCTCGCCGACATCTGGATGGAGGCGGCATGCCGCATCTGA
- a CDS encoding spherulation-specific family 4 protein, translating into MPHLTTTDTQLSATGAERLGFGVPGYAHPLLAPVEWAELTRPGTPLHWVVLNVAKGPGELPDPHCLEAAGLLRNAGVRVLGHLDMAHGSRAFGDLVRDAQHFVDWYKADGFLLDRCPTERADLAQVRRTTATLDAVLDGGHLVLGHGSHPYPGYAEAADQLVTFSGPWAEYRWSQVAEWTAEYPPERFVHFVHGVPRTHLEEATRIARWQGAGTIFFTDRGGHRDGKGQIGPFETLPGYWDEIVSRIGRGVSE; encoded by the coding sequence ATGCCGCATCTGACCACCACGGACACACAGCTCTCCGCCACGGGCGCGGAGAGGCTCGGCTTCGGCGTCCCCGGGTACGCCCATCCGCTGCTCGCCCCGGTCGAATGGGCCGAGCTGACCCGGCCGGGGACGCCGCTGCACTGGGTCGTGCTCAATGTCGCGAAAGGACCGGGCGAACTGCCCGACCCGCACTGCCTGGAGGCCGCCGGCCTGCTGCGCAACGCGGGGGTGCGTGTCCTGGGGCACCTCGACATGGCCCACGGGTCCCGTGCCTTCGGTGATCTCGTCCGTGACGCCCAGCACTTCGTCGACTGGTACAAAGCCGACGGCTTCCTGCTGGACCGCTGTCCCACGGAGCGGGCCGACCTGGCCCAGGTGCGGCGGACGACGGCCACGCTGGACGCGGTTCTGGACGGCGGGCACCTGGTGCTCGGGCATGGTTCACACCCGTATCCGGGCTATGCGGAGGCGGCGGACCAGCTCGTCACCTTCTCCGGCCCCTGGGCGGAATACCGCTGGTCACAGGTGGCGGAGTGGACCGCTGAGTACCCGCCGGAACGATTCGTGCACTTCGTGCACGGCGTTCCGCGCACGCACCTGGAAGAAGCCACCCGCATCGCGCGCTGGCAGGGAGCGGGAACGATCTTCTTCACCGACCGGGGCGGACACCGTGACGGAAAAGGTCAGATCGGTCCATTCGAGACACTGCCCGGTTACTGGGACGAAATCGTCTCGCGGATCGGACGTGGTGTCTCGGAATGA
- the moeZ gene encoding adenylyltransferase/sulfurtransferase MoeZ codes for MSLPPLVEPAAELTVDEVRRYSRHLIIPDVGMDGQKRLKNARVLAVGAGGLGSPALMYLAAAGVGTLGIVEFDEVDESNLQRQIIHSQSDIGRSKAESARDSVKGINPYVNVILHEERLEADNVMEIFSQYDLIVDGTDNFATRYLVNDACVLLNKPYVWGSIYRFDGQASVFWSEHGPCYRCLYPEPPPPGMVPSCAEGGVLGVLCASIGSIQVNEAIKLLAGIGEPLVGRLMIYDALEMQYRQVKVRKDPDCAVCGENPTVTELIDYEAFCGVVSEEAQEAAAGATITPKQLKEWIDDGENIDIIDVREVNEYEIVSIPGARLVPKNEFLMGTALQDLPQDKKIVLHCKTGVRSAEVLAVLKSAGFADAVHVGGGVIGWVNQIEPEKPIY; via the coding sequence GTGTCGCTGCCACCCCTGGTCGAGCCGGCTGCCGAGCTCACCGTAGACGAGGTCCGCAGGTACTCCCGCCACCTGATCATCCCGGATGTCGGGATGGACGGGCAGAAGCGGCTGAAGAACGCTCGTGTGCTCGCCGTGGGCGCGGGCGGCCTCGGTTCGCCGGCCCTGATGTACCTGGCGGCCGCCGGTGTCGGCACGCTCGGCATCGTGGAGTTCGACGAGGTCGACGAGTCGAACCTGCAGCGTCAGATCATCCACAGCCAGTCCGACATCGGCCGCTCCAAGGCCGAGTCCGCCCGCGACAGCGTCAAGGGCATCAACCCGTACGTGAACGTGATCCTCCACGAAGAGCGGCTCGAGGCCGACAACGTGATGGAGATCTTCAGCCAGTACGACCTGATCGTCGACGGCACGGACAACTTCGCGACGCGTTACCTGGTCAACGACGCGTGCGTGCTGCTGAACAAGCCGTACGTCTGGGGTTCGATCTACCGCTTCGACGGCCAGGCGTCCGTCTTCTGGTCCGAGCACGGTCCCTGCTACCGCTGCCTCTACCCGGAGCCCCCGCCGCCGGGCATGGTCCCGAGCTGCGCCGAGGGCGGCGTGCTGGGCGTGCTCTGCGCCTCGATCGGTTCGATCCAGGTCAACGAGGCCATCAAACTGCTCGCCGGCATCGGTGAGCCGCTGGTCGGCCGGCTGATGATCTACGACGCCCTCGAGATGCAGTACCGCCAGGTCAAGGTCCGCAAGGACCCGGACTGCGCGGTCTGCGGCGAGAACCCGACCGTCACCGAGCTCATCGACTACGAGGCCTTCTGCGGTGTTGTCTCCGAGGAGGCCCAGGAGGCGGCGGCCGGTGCGACGATCACTCCGAAGCAGCTCAAGGAGTGGATCGACGACGGCGAGAACATCGACATCATCGATGTCCGCGAGGTCAACGAGTACGAGATCGTCTCGATTCCGGGTGCGCGGCTGGTCCCGAAGAACGAGTTCCTCATGGGTACCGCGCTGCAGGACCTCCCGCAGGACAAGAAGATCGTCCTGCATTGCAAGACGGGTGTCCGCAGTGCGGAAGTCCTCGCCGTGCTGAAGTCGGCGGGCTTCGCCGACGCCGTGCACGTCGGTGGCGGCGTCATCGGCTGGGTCAACCAGATCGAGCCGGAGAAGCCGATCTACTGA
- a CDS encoding alpha/beta hydrolase, with product MRHRVRAGALAAAALLAAGTVAGCDNAEDAAADGRSAPSVSAAQPSPGGEPQGTVPAALTGQKLDWKGCEAPVEALGSNAEKPGKQWQCATLEAPLDYKDPDGGTIGIALIRAKALQPERRIGSLLFNFGGPGGSGVATLPYAAEDYGNLNKRYDLVGFDPRGVARSSGVTCRDDAETEKSLAVDPTPDDAAEEKAYLADAADFGADCAERSGKLLPHVGTLDAARDMDLMRQVLGDRKLHYVGFSYGTELGGVYAHLFPRNVGRLVLDAVVDSTADEVAHARNQVLGFQRALENYFKSRGVGAEEGTARVVKLLKELDRQPLPTQDGRKLTEGLATIGIITPLYSHDDWKYLTIGLEAAERGDGSVLLALADSYHQRDSEGHYPGQNESHAAITCADTAVEKPTAGEQARHVADFSRISPVFGPALAWGLSAGCADWPVKGAATTPDVSAKGAAPILVIGTTGDPATPYEGARKTADELGKGVGVLVTNKGEGHGAYGNGTCVTEVVNAYLLEGTVPEDGTTCSS from the coding sequence ATGAGACATCGGGTACGGGCAGGGGCGCTGGCCGCCGCCGCGCTGCTGGCGGCGGGCACCGTCGCCGGGTGCGACAACGCCGAGGACGCGGCGGCCGACGGCAGGAGCGCGCCGTCCGTCTCCGCCGCGCAGCCGTCACCCGGTGGTGAACCGCAGGGGACGGTTCCCGCGGCACTGACCGGCCAGAAGCTGGACTGGAAGGGCTGCGAGGCGCCGGTCGAGGCCCTCGGCAGCAACGCGGAGAAGCCCGGCAAGCAGTGGCAGTGCGCCACGCTCGAGGCGCCCCTCGACTACAAGGACCCGGACGGCGGGACGATCGGCATCGCGCTGATCCGCGCGAAGGCCCTGCAGCCGGAGCGGCGGATCGGTTCGCTGCTGTTCAACTTCGGCGGTCCCGGCGGCTCCGGAGTGGCCACCCTTCCCTACGCCGCCGAGGACTACGGGAACCTGAACAAGCGCTACGACCTGGTCGGCTTCGATCCGCGCGGCGTGGCGCGGAGCTCGGGGGTCACCTGCCGCGACGACGCCGAGACGGAGAAGTCGCTGGCGGTCGACCCGACACCGGACGACGCGGCGGAGGAGAAGGCGTATCTGGCCGACGCGGCGGACTTCGGCGCGGACTGCGCCGAGCGTTCGGGCAAGCTGCTGCCGCACGTCGGCACCCTCGATGCCGCCCGCGACATGGACCTGATGCGCCAGGTCCTCGGCGACAGGAAGCTCCACTATGTCGGCTTCTCCTACGGAACCGAGCTCGGCGGGGTCTACGCCCACCTCTTCCCGCGGAACGTCGGGCGGCTCGTCCTGGACGCCGTCGTCGACTCGACCGCCGACGAGGTGGCGCACGCACGCAACCAGGTCCTCGGCTTCCAGCGGGCACTGGAGAACTACTTCAAGAGCCGCGGGGTGGGAGCCGAGGAGGGCACGGCGCGCGTCGTGAAGCTCCTGAAGGAGCTGGACCGGCAGCCGCTGCCCACGCAGGACGGCAGGAAGCTGACCGAGGGCCTGGCGACGATCGGGATCATCACCCCGCTCTACTCCCACGACGACTGGAAGTACCTGACCATCGGCCTGGAGGCCGCGGAGCGGGGTGACGGCAGCGTGCTGCTGGCCCTGGCGGACTCCTACCACCAGCGTGACAGTGAAGGGCACTACCCCGGCCAGAACGAGTCGCATGCCGCGATCACCTGCGCGGACACCGCGGTCGAGAAGCCCACGGCCGGGGAGCAGGCACGCCACGTCGCGGACTTCAGCCGGATCTCCCCCGTGTTCGGCCCGGCCCTCGCCTGGGGGCTGTCCGCCGGGTGCGCCGACTGGCCGGTCAAGGGTGCGGCCACGACCCCGGACGTCTCCGCGAAGGGCGCGGCGCCGATCCTGGTGATCGGCACGACGGGCGACCCGGCGACGCCGTACGAGGGCGCCCGGAAGACGGCCGACGAGCTGGGCAAGGGCGTGGGGGTGCTGGTGACCAACAAGGGCGAGGGCCACGGCGCGTACGGCAACGGGACCTGTGTGACCGAGGTCGTGAACGCCTATCTGCTGGAGGGCACGGTGCCGGAGGACGGCACGACCTGCTCCTCCTGA